The following proteins are encoded in a genomic region of Zea mays cultivar B73 chromosome 9, Zm-B73-REFERENCE-NAM-5.0, whole genome shotgun sequence:
- the LOC100282570 gene encoding peptidyl-prolyl isomerase PASTICCINO1 isoform 2 (isoform 2 is encoded by transcript variant 2), translating to MAQDAGDGGGELPPPVKKKSPAEEEAEKRRKKLTPGSLMKGIIRSGSGDATPAEGDQVERTACPLCLHISCNEIVEVHTIRNVCFPLQPNHCLMLIDEQGRLEL from the exons ATGGCCCAAGATGCCGGCGACGGCGGTGGGGAACTCCCGCCGCCCGTAAAGAAGAAGTCaccggcggaggaggaggccgaGAAGAG GAGGAAGAAGCTTACACCTGGGAGCTTAATGAAGGGCATTATACGGTCTGGGAGCGGTGATGCCACCCCTGCAGAGGGCGATCAGGTTGAAAGGACTGCCTGCCCTCTCTGCCTTCATATATCGTGCAATGAAATTGTGGAAGTGCATACAATCAGGAACGTGTGTTTCCCTCTGCAGCCGAACCACTGTTTGATGTTGATTGATGAGCAAGGACGTTTGGAACTTTAG
- the LOC100285101 gene encoding OB-fold nucleic acid binding domain containing protein isoform X1, whose product MSSHQCRRMDQPLHLVHVKILAADLLSLTVRHTSPTTFLRCGRRVARAELVGVVVSRDRREKFLRFLVDDGTGCVPCILWLNHQYLNARTSSGPSSDHDPTAEMALKMSEEVRLGTLLRVRGKIASYRGAIQITVRDVVPEKDPNSEVLHWLQCVRLAKECYDLPPRSAQGRT is encoded by the exons ATGAGCAGTCATCAATGCAGGCG AATGGACCAACCTCTCCATCTCGTGCACGTCAAGATTCTCGCCGCGGACCTTCTCTCCTTAACCGTACGGCACACCTCTCCGACGACGTTCCTCCGCTGCGGCCGTAGGGTTGCGCGTGCGGAGCTCGTCGGAGTCGTCGTCTCGCGTGACCGCAGGGAGAAGTTCCTCCGCTTCCTGGTCGACGACGGCACTGGGTGTGTGCCGTGCATCCTGTGGCTGAACCACCAGTACTTGAATGCTAGGACGTCCTCTGGGCCATCGTCAGACCATGATCCTACTGCAGAGATGGCGCTGAAAATGTCAGAGGAGGTGCGTCTAGGCACCCTCTTGAGGGTGCGAGGGAAGATCGCCTCGTATCGTGGTGCGATCCAGATTACTGTTAGAGATGTGGTTCCGGAGAAGGACCCGAATTCGGAGGTGCTGCATTGGTTGCAGTGTGTCCGCCTGGCCAAGGAGTGCTATGATCTGCCACCACGTTCTGCTCAAGGTCGCACTTGA
- the LOC100285101 gene encoding OB-fold nucleic acid binding domain containing protein has product MDQPLHLVHVKILAADLLSLTVRHTSPTTFLRCGRRVARAELVGVVVSRDRREKFLRFLVDDGTGCVPCILWLNHQYLNARTSSGPSSDHDPTAEMALKMSEEVRLGTLLRVRGKIASYRGAIQITVRDVVPEKDPNSEVLHWLQCVRLAKECYDLPPRSAQGRT; this is encoded by the coding sequence ATGGACCAACCTCTCCATCTCGTGCACGTCAAGATTCTCGCCGCGGACCTTCTCTCCTTAACCGTACGGCACACCTCTCCGACGACGTTCCTCCGCTGCGGCCGTAGGGTTGCGCGTGCGGAGCTCGTCGGAGTCGTCGTCTCGCGTGACCGCAGGGAGAAGTTCCTCCGCTTCCTGGTCGACGACGGCACTGGGTGTGTGCCGTGCATCCTGTGGCTGAACCACCAGTACTTGAATGCTAGGACGTCCTCTGGGCCATCGTCAGACCATGATCCTACTGCAGAGATGGCGCTGAAAATGTCAGAGGAGGTGCGTCTAGGCACCCTCTTGAGGGTGCGAGGGAAGATCGCCTCGTATCGTGGTGCGATCCAGATTACTGTTAGAGATGTGGTTCCGGAGAAGGACCCGAATTCGGAGGTGCTGCATTGGTTGCAGTGTGTCCGCCTGGCCAAGGAGTGCTATGATCTGCCACCACGTTCTGCTCAAGGTCGCACTTGA